From a region of the Caldilineales bacterium genome:
- a CDS encoding aminodeoxychorismate/anthranilate synthase component II — protein MIAIIDNYDSFTYNLVQYLGELGAELRVWRNDQVTPDEIAALNPTHIVISPGPGTPGNDSGVSNDIIRAFYQSTPLLGVCLGHQCMGHVFGGVVARAPRLMHGKVSPVYHTDDALFDGLPSPFSATRYHSLIVQEPLPADFILTAFTAEGEVMGMKHRRYPCYGVQFHPESILTEGGKRMLANFLQIQKPQARD, from the coding sequence ATGATCGCCATCATCGACAACTACGATTCGTTTACCTACAATCTGGTGCAGTATCTGGGTGAGCTGGGCGCAGAACTACGCGTTTGGCGGAACGACCAGGTGACGCCGGACGAGATCGCCGCCCTGAACCCCACCCACATCGTCATCTCGCCCGGCCCCGGCACACCTGGCAACGATAGCGGCGTCAGCAACGACATCATCCGCGCCTTCTACCAGAGCACGCCCCTCCTCGGCGTCTGCCTGGGCCACCAGTGTATGGGCCATGTCTTCGGCGGCGTCGTCGCCCGCGCCCCCCGGCTGATGCACGGCAAAGTCAGCCCGGTCTATCATACCGACGACGCCCTCTTCGACGGCCTCCCCAGCCCCTTCTCGGCCACGCGCTACCACAGCCTCATCGTCCAGGAGCCGCTCCCTGCCGACTTCATCCTCACCGCCTTCACCGCCGAAGGCGAAGTGATGGGCATGAAACACCGCCGCTATCCCTGCTACGGCGTCCAATTCCACCCCGAAAGCATCCTCACCGAGGGCGGCAAGCGCATGCTGGCCAACTTCTTGCAGATCCAGAAGCCGCAGGCGCGCGACTGA
- a CDS encoding glycosyltransferase, giving the protein MKRLRVLFLSHWYPTAENPVAGVFVREHARAAALNDEVCVLHGAGPKQGMAGFWQMEEERDPALTAGIPTYRVWHRPKPLPGLTSFLYLWAMLRAASRLRRSGFRPDVLHAHIYEAGVVAVILGWWWRLPVVISEHSSDFPRRRLPRWQVWKARFAFGRATRVLPVSQALQNGIEQYGIRAKFEIVPNAVDPALFHPPDRPRAPHGPARLLFVGSLIPVKGVPILLEALARVRRQRQDWRLDLIGDGVCRAEYEQLAAEMGLSDHVRFHGRQSKPDVAAWMRQADLFILPSLWENAPCVIAEAQATGLPVLAAETGGIVEMITPATGRMTPAGDADALAAVIVVMLDSLPTFDPALITAQARRYHLAEVGRQLHELYWRCLNP; this is encoded by the coding sequence GTGAAGCGCCTGCGCGTCCTCTTCCTCAGCCACTGGTATCCCACCGCCGAAAATCCTGTCGCCGGCGTCTTCGTGCGCGAACATGCCCGCGCCGCCGCCCTGAATGATGAGGTCTGCGTTTTGCACGGGGCCGGGCCGAAGCAGGGAATGGCCGGCTTCTGGCAGATGGAGGAAGAGCGCGACCCGGCCTTGACCGCGGGCATCCCCACCTACCGCGTTTGGCACCGGCCCAAACCCTTGCCCGGCCTCACCAGCTTCCTCTACTTGTGGGCGATGCTGCGGGCAGCTTCCCGGCTGCGTCGCTCCGGCTTTCGCCCGGACGTTTTGCACGCCCACATCTACGAGGCCGGCGTCGTCGCCGTCATTCTGGGCTGGTGGTGGCGACTGCCGGTCGTGATCAGTGAGCATAGCTCTGACTTCCCGCGGCGAAGGCTGCCGCGCTGGCAGGTGTGGAAAGCGCGCTTTGCCTTTGGCCGCGCGACCAGAGTGTTGCCGGTCAGCCAGGCCCTGCAGAACGGCATCGAGCAGTACGGCATCCGGGCGAAGTTCGAGATCGTGCCCAATGCCGTCGATCCAGCCCTGTTCCACCCGCCCGACCGGCCCCGCGCGCCCCACGGCCCGGCCAGGCTGCTCTTCGTCGGCTCGCTGATCCCGGTCAAAGGCGTGCCCATCCTGCTGGAAGCGCTGGCCCGCGTCCGGCGCCAGCGCCAAGACTGGCGGCTCGACCTGATCGGCGACGGCGTCTGCCGGGCCGAATACGAGCAACTGGCAGCCGAGATGGGGCTGAGCGACCACGTCCGCTTTCATGGTCGCCAGAGCAAGCCCGATGTGGCGGCCTGGATGCGCCAGGCCGACCTGTTCATCTTGCCCAGCCTGTGGGAGAATGCCCCCTGCGTGATCGCCGAGGCGCAGGCCACGGGCCTGCCGGTGCTGGCCGCCGAAACCGGCGGCATCGTCGAGATGATCACGCCGGCGACCGGGCGGATGACCCCCGCTGGCGACGCCGATGCCCTGGCCGCCGTCATCGTCGTCATGTTGGACAGTCTTCCCACCTTCGACCCGGCCCTTATCACGGCCCAGGCCCGGCGCTACCACCTGGCCGAAGTCGGCCGGCAGCTGCACGAACTCTACTGGCGATGTCTGAATCCCTGA
- a CDS encoding DUF2723 domain-containing protein produces MTRRMTRRLPPLLLFLLGLALYVATLAPTVVTLFDDSLEFQLVLPTFAIAHPTGYPLYTLLGWLTTRLIPIGDAAWRANFFSALAASVAVALLYPVARRLGSGVMPAIVAALLLAVSPVWWSQATIAEVYTFQGLLTVFVLFALLRWDEARGPERDRRLILVAFALGLGLAHHRLTLLLLPAAAVFVLWGGPGLLRRPRAWLTPALALLAPLLFYVLLPLRSATGSLDGSYARIGFWGWVTGGGYSAFLAGNPFGIDRGFADLVAIVLAQFGMLGAVIALLGWPTWQMQPRRFALLGLILLTDLAFASRYLVADIEVFLLPAILALCLFVAVGLTVLWDAVSVYLTALARRLLPSVSPRRFVAALSLLLLFWPLTLAWERLPAQDRSQPAGLAWGVHDFGLDMLDYLPANARLVGLLGEMTLVRYFQRTQNLRPDVQTQAADPEPDRLAAIAAGVAGGQPTYTTRPLAGLAEAFSLGADGPLIRVWPAGEGQAGAGLQTVGAPLTPDISLAGWDIALRQPASGPAARLRLGWQVDAPPPADLKVSARLLAPDGALLAQADAVPVHDAYPTSRWRTGEMIEDSYDLPLAALPDGPMTVQVILYRPQDGSEVARWEQSGIVLDGGGVAP; encoded by the coding sequence ATGACCCGCCGCATGACCCGCCGTCTTCCTCCCCTCCTTCTCTTCCTCCTCGGCCTGGCGCTGTATGTGGCCACCCTCGCGCCCACCGTCGTCACCCTCTTCGACGACTCGCTGGAGTTCCAGCTTGTTCTGCCCACCTTCGCCATCGCCCACCCCACCGGCTACCCGCTCTACACCCTTCTGGGCTGGCTGACCACCCGGCTGATCCCCATCGGCGACGCCGCCTGGCGCGCCAACTTCTTCTCGGCCCTGGCTGCCAGCGTCGCCGTCGCCCTCCTCTATCCGGTGGCCCGGCGGCTGGGCAGCGGCGTCATGCCAGCCATCGTCGCCGCCCTGCTGCTGGCGGTCAGCCCGGTCTGGTGGAGCCAGGCCACTATCGCCGAAGTCTACACCTTCCAGGGCTTGCTCACGGTGTTCGTCCTCTTTGCCCTGCTGCGCTGGGACGAAGCCCGCGGCCCGGAGCGCGACCGTCGCCTCATCCTGGTCGCTTTTGCCCTCGGCCTGGGCCTGGCCCACCATCGCCTCACCCTCCTGCTCCTGCCTGCCGCCGCCGTCTTCGTCCTTTGGGGAGGCCCCGGCCTGCTCCGCCGCCCGCGCGCCTGGCTGACGCCCGCCCTGGCCCTGCTCGCGCCGCTCTTGTTCTACGTCCTTCTGCCCCTGCGCAGCGCCACTGGCTCGCTCGACGGCAGTTACGCCCGCATCGGCTTCTGGGGTTGGGTCACGGGCGGCGGCTACAGCGCCTTCCTCGCCGGCAATCCCTTCGGCATCGACCGCGGCTTCGCCGACCTGGTCGCCATCGTCCTGGCTCAGTTTGGGATGCTGGGCGCGGTCATCGCCCTCCTGGGCTGGCCCACCTGGCAGATGCAACCGCGGCGCTTCGCCCTCCTGGGCCTCATCCTCCTGACCGACCTCGCCTTCGCCAGCCGCTACCTGGTGGCCGACATCGAAGTCTTCCTCCTGCCCGCCATCCTCGCCCTCTGCCTCTTTGTCGCCGTCGGCCTCACCGTTTTGTGGGACGCCGTTTCCGTCTACCTGACCGCCCTCGCCCGGCGTCTGCTCCCTTCCGTCTCCCCCCGCCGCTTCGTCGCCGCCCTCTCACTCCTGTTGCTGTTCTGGCCTCTGACCCTCGCTTGGGAGCGCCTGCCCGCCCAGGATCGCAGCCAACCGGCCGGGCTGGCCTGGGGCGTACACGATTTCGGCCTGGACATGCTTGACTATCTGCCCGCCAATGCCCGGCTGGTGGGGCTGTTGGGCGAGATGACCCTGGTCAGGTACTTCCAGCGCACCCAGAACCTGCGCCCGGATGTGCAAACCCAGGCCGCCGACCCCGAACCCGACCGCCTGGCCGCCATCGCCGCCGGTGTGGCCGGCGGCCAACCCACCTACACCACCCGCCCCCTCGCCGGTCTGGCCGAGGCTTTTAGCCTGGGCGCCGACGGGCCGCTGATCCGGGTTTGGCCGGCGGGAGAGGGCCAGGCCGGGGCCGGGCTACAAACGGTCGGGGCGCCACTGACGCCGGATATCAGCCTGGCCGGCTGGGACATCGCCCTTCGCCAGCCTGCCAGCGGCCCGGCCGCCCGGCTGCGGCTTGGCTGGCAGGTCGATGCCCCTCCCCCGGCCGATCTCAAAGTCTCGGCCCGCTTGCTGGCCCCCGATGGCGCCCTCCTCGCCCAGGCCGATGCCGTCCCCGTCCATGATGCCTACCCCACCAGCCGCTGGCGCACTGGGGAGATGATCGAGGACAGCTATGACCTGCCCCTGGCGGCGCTGCCTGATGGCCCAATGACGGTGCAGGTCATCCTCTACCGGCCACAAGATGGGAGCGAGGTGGCCCGCTGGGAGCAGAGCGGGATCGTGCTGGACGGCGGCGGAGTGGCGCCGTGA
- a CDS encoding class I SAM-dependent methyltransferase has product MSESLNPYHPLPRPAMQRGRQALVLERSRGKRVLHVGCVDAGLLHERFARGELMHQKLSAVASELWGVDVDAAGIAFLQEQGFGNLLAGDICEPETLRQLRDRPFDLIIASEVVEHLANPGAFLESARQIMRPGHTELIVTVPNAFKVEALLWMLRGVELVHPDHNYWFSYHTATTLIGKSGLQVGEVYPYSLQRWGWRGQGQAAAPSGGGGTVSSSPARGLPFARALGYARSLPKRLLVSWLYRRSPFFGDGLIVVATVPESWPSQPAG; this is encoded by the coding sequence ATGTCTGAATCCCTGAACCCTTACCATCCCCTCCCCCGCCCGGCCATGCAGCGCGGGCGTCAGGCGCTGGTGCTCGAGCGCAGCCGCGGCAAGCGCGTCTTGCATGTGGGCTGTGTAGATGCCGGCCTGCTGCACGAGCGTTTCGCCCGCGGCGAACTGATGCACCAGAAACTGTCCGCCGTCGCCAGCGAGCTGTGGGGCGTGGATGTGGACGCGGCCGGGATCGCATTCTTGCAGGAGCAGGGCTTCGGCAATCTGCTGGCAGGCGACATCTGCGAGCCAGAGACGCTGCGCCAACTGCGCGACCGCCCCTTCGACCTCATCATCGCCAGCGAGGTGGTAGAGCATCTCGCCAACCCCGGCGCTTTTCTCGAATCCGCCCGGCAGATCATGCGGCCCGGCCACACCGAACTGATCGTGACCGTCCCCAACGCTTTCAAGGTGGAGGCCCTGCTCTGGATGTTGCGCGGGGTCGAGTTGGTGCATCCCGACCACAACTACTGGTTCTCGTACCACACCGCCACCACCCTGATCGGCAAGAGCGGGCTGCAGGTGGGCGAGGTCTATCCCTACTCGTTGCAGCGGTGGGGCTGGCGCGGCCAGGGTCAGGCCGCTGCTCCCTCTGGCGGCGGGGGGACAGTCTCCTCGTCGCCGGCCCGCGGCTTGCCCTTTGCCCGCGCCCTCGGCTACGCCCGTTCGCTGCCCAAACGCCTGTTGGTCTCGTGGCTGTATAGGCGCTCGCCCTTCTTTGGCGATGGACTGATCGTCGTCGCCACCGTCCCCGAATCCTGGCCCAGTCAGCCCGCCGGATGA
- a CDS encoding Mut7-C RNAse domain-containing protein: MPETAANAPPLLIDAMLGSLARRLRWLGYDADYRRDLADAEMMRIARQEGRVLVTRDRELAGQRGWAGSRGSLYLAGDTLDEQVKTILAALGPPPGPSRCTVCNGALLRLDPAQAAPLVPPYVAATQTEFARCQRCGRVYWPGTHWPGLQAWREDAATASTSSLESEEGEEV, from the coding sequence ATGCCTGAGACCGCAGCAAACGCCCCGCCGTTGTTGATCGACGCCATGCTCGGCTCATTGGCCCGCCGTTTGCGCTGGCTGGGCTACGATGCCGACTACCGCCGCGACCTGGCCGACGCCGAAATGATGCGCATTGCCCGGCAGGAAGGGCGGGTGCTGGTCACGCGCGACCGCGAGTTGGCCGGCCAGCGGGGATGGGCCGGCAGCCGGGGAAGCCTCTATCTGGCCGGCGACACGCTCGACGAGCAGGTGAAGACCATCCTCGCCGCGCTCGGCCCACCGCCTGGCCCCAGCCGTTGCACGGTCTGCAACGGCGCCCTGCTGCGGCTCGACCCGGCCCAGGCGGCGCCGCTGGTCCCGCCCTATGTGGCTGCCACGCAGACCGAGTTCGCCCGTTGCCAGCGGTGCGGGCGCGTCTACTGGCCGGGCACACATTGGCCAGGGCTGCAGGCCTGGCGGGAGGATGCAGCCACCGCCAGCACTTCCAGCCTGGAGTCTGAGGAAGGTGAGGAGGTGTAG